In the Pseudonocardia sediminis genome, CAGGACGGGCCGCCGGTCCGGGCGGGCGAGCCCGGCGCCGAGCATCGCGGGCAGCGTGTAGCCGATCGAGGACCAGACGGGCTGGCCCAGCAGGTCGGACTCCCGCGGCAGCCGCAGGTCCAGCGCCCCGTAGAACGCCGTCCCGGCCTCGGCGATGACGGTCGTCGACGGCGCGATTTACCGCTGGATCTCCGCCCAGAACCGTTCCTGGTCCAGCGCGTCACCGGCCGAGGCCTCCGGACCGGGCCGCGGCGCCGGGATCGGCGGTGTCTCGACGGCCTCGAACGCGCTCCCGGCCACCAGCTCGTGCAGGACCTGCAGGGAGTCCTCCAGCCGGACGCCCGGGTAGACCGCCCGCCCGATCCGGGCCTGGTCGATCGCCAGGTTCACCGCCGAGGCCGGGTCGTAGCCGTGGGTGAAGAACCCGGTGGTGAAGTCGCTGTGGACGGTGCCGAGCATGACCAGCAGCGGCGCGGTGTCGACGATCTCGCGGGCGGCGTCGGACTGCGTGGTGGCGCCGAGGTAGGTGCCCAGGCTGGCGGGATGGTCCTCGTCCAGGATCGCCTTCGCGCTCGACTGCGACGCCACCTGCACGCCGGGCAGCTCGGCGAGCGCGGCGACCAGGTGCTCGAGTCCGCGCCGGTGCACCCGGGGACCGGCCAGCACGACGACGCGAGACCGGCCCGCGAGCCGCGACCGCAGCGCGTCCCGGAACTCCTCGACGGCCCCGGGCTCGCTCTCCGGGGTGAGCAGCGGCGTCGCGAGGGGCTCGGCGGAGACGGTCGCGGTGGCGACGTCGAGGGGGACCCCGATGTAGACGGGCTTGCTCGCCTCCAGCGCCCCGCGCAGCACCCGGTCGATCTCCTGGGCGGCGTTGCCCGGCCCGACGACGGTCTGCATCACGGTGATCTCCCGCGACATCCGCTCGAAGCGGCGGAAGTCGCCGTCGAGGAAGGTGTGGTGCAGCGGCGCCCCGCTCTCCATCGACGACCGGGACGGCATGCCCACGATGTGCACGACCGGGACGTCCTCGGCGTAGCTGCCGGCGACCCCGTTGAGGGCGGAGAGCTCCCCGACGCCGTAGGTCGTCAGGATCGCGGCCGGCCGGCGCCCGACGCGGGCGAAGCCGTCGGCGGCGTAGGCGGCGTTGAGCTCGTTGGTCGAGCCGACCCACGTCCACCCGTCGACGGTGAGCATCTCGTCGAGGAGCGAGAGGTTGTAGTCGCCGGGCAGGCCGAACACGTGGGTGGCCTGCAGCTGGACCAGCCGGGTCGCGAGGTAGGCGCCGACGGTCGTGCGCGGGGGGAGGGGAGAGGCGGTGTCAGTCATGGTCTCGTCTCGTCGGCGATCGACATCCGACGACCGGACCGTGCCGGGTCGAGGGTGCCGGTGGATCAACGGGGTTCTGGTTCCAGCGTGCCCGTGGAGACGCGTCCGGGCGAGTCGTGGCGTGTCCCCGCCGGGCCGTCGGCACCTCACTCCTCCGTGGAGCCGTCTGCACGGTCGGGTACGGATTCCTCCGAAACGCTGCGCCGGACCGGCCTTTCGGGTCAGGGTGTCCCCGTGGGAAGCCGAAGCGCATCACGCCACGTCATCACCCGGGGTGTGACGACGGGGCTCGTCGCCCTGGCCGTCGCCACCGGAGGTGTGTCCACGACGGACGGCGGAACGGCGGCCGTCCGGACGGCCGCCGCCGTGTCGGCGACGAGCGCGCCGGCGGCGGAGTCGATCACGATCGACGGGAAGGAGTACCCGGACCCGCTGCGCCTGGACAACGGCGACGCCGTGACCGGCACGTCGTCGTGGGAGGGCACCCGCCGCGCGGAGCTGCTGGCCGGCTTCCGGAAGAACGTCTACGGACAGACCCTGCCCAAGCCCACCAGACAGACGTTCAGTGTGACGCCCACGAGCACCTCCGGGGTCACCCGCAAGATCGTCAAGATCACGGTCACCGGGCCGCAGGGGACGGGCAGCTTCACGTTGCGGCTGTTCGTCCCGAAGACCGGCACCACGCCGCGCGGGACGTTCCTGATGATCGACCACCGCGGCGCCGTCACCGACTCGCCGACGCAGTCGTCGGAGTACGCGCCGGTCTCGAAGATCACCGCCGCCGGCTACGCGTTCGCCTCCATCGACGCCGGCTCCATCGCACCGGACGACAGTGGCAGCTACCGCAGCAAGATGATCAACCTGTTCCACCCGTCCTCGCAGAGCCTGCCTTCCGACGCCGGCCGGACCATCAGCGCCTGGGCGTGGGGCGCCAGCCGCGCCATGGACTACCTGCAGAGCGACCCCGACATCGACCCGTCGAAGGTGGCGGTCATCGGTCACTCCCGGGGCGGCAAGGCGTCGCTGTGGGCCGGTGCCCAGGACCAGCGGTTCGCCGCGGTCATCACGAACGACTCCGGGTCGACCGGCACCAAGCTCGCCCGGCGCGGGGACGGCGGTGTCGGCGCCGAGACGGTCTCGCGCATCAACAGCTCCTTCCCGCACTGGTTCCCGCAGACCTACAAGGCCTACAACGGTCGTGAGAGCTCGCTGCCGGTCGACCAGCACGAGCTGCTGGCCCTGGTCGCACCACGACGCGTGGTCGTGGGCAGTGCGACGGAGGACTCGAACGCCGACCCGAAGGGCGAGTTCCTGTCCTACGTCGCCGCGTCGAAGGTCTACGACCTCTACGGGCTGGGGGACACCGGCCTGCCGTCGACGAGCTGGAAGCCGGCGACCGACAAGGACTTCCGCGGTCCGGCCATGAGCTACCACCTGCGCTCCGGCGGGCACGGCCTGCTGGCCGCGGACTGGAACATCTACCTCAAGGGCGACCTGTTCTCGCGGTAGTCCCTACCCCTGACGGGCATGCGCCCGATCCAGGAGGTCGGTCAGCTCCTCGTCGGCGCGCAACGTCGCCCGCTGCTCCTCGGACAGGCCCTCGAGCGAGTGCTCCGAGCTGACGAGGTCGTTCCAGGTCCTCTCGCGCTCGGCCGGCTCGTCGGCTTCGAGGTAGGCGGTGGCGCTGCGGCGCACGGCCGAGGCCGCGGCGGTCGCGCGCCCCTTCGGACTGATGAGCGAGGCGACGACGGTGACGGCGAGGACCCCGATGATCACGCTGAGAGAGAGCCCGGTGCTGATCTCCGGCACACCCAGCGGCTCGCCGCCGTTGAGGAACGGCAGGGTGTTCTCGTGCAGGGCGTGCAGGATCAGCTTGACGCCGATGAAGCCCAGGATCGCCGCGAGGCCGTAGGACAGGTAGATCAGCCGGTCGAGCAGGCCGTCGATCAGGAAGTAGAGCTGGCGCAGGCCCATCAGGGAGAACGCCGTCGCGGTGAACACGATGAACGTGTTCTGCGTGAGCCCGAAGATGGCCGGGATCGAGTCGAGCGCGAACAGGATGTCGGTGCCGCCGATCGCGACCATGACCAGGAGCATCGGGGTCATCACCCGGCGCCCGTTCTCCCGGGTGAACAGGCGGTCGCCGTCGTAGTGCTCCGAGGTGTGGAACAGCCGCCGCGCCAGGCGGACCATGATGTTCTCGCCCTCGTTCCCGTCGTCGGGACGGAGCAGGTTGACGGCGGTGAGCAGCAGGATCGCGCCGAAGATGTAGAACACCCAGGCGAAGGAGTTGATCAGCGCGGCGCCGACGAAGATGAACCCGGTGCGCGCGATCAGGGAGAACACGATGCCGAACAGCAGGACCTTCTGCTGGTCGGCCCGTGGTACCGAGAAGCTCGCCATGATGATCAGGAAGACGAACAGGTTGTCGACCGAGAGCGCCTTCTCGGTGACGTAGCCGGCGAAGTACTCGGTGCCCATGTCGGCGCCGCCGAACCACCACACCCCGAGGCCGAACACGATCGCGATGCCGACGTAGACGGCCGACCACGCGCCCGCTTCCTTCAGCGTCGGGATGTGCGCCTTGCGCACGTGGAACACGAAGTCGAAGACCAGAAGTCCGACGATGCCCAGGACCGTCAGGCCCCAGACGATGCCCGGGACGTCCATCGCGAGTACTCCTCCTGCTGCGGTGGTCGGTGTCAGATGCGGGAGGCGACGGCGCGGGCCCGATCGAGCAGGGCCGGCTCGGTCTCGACGGCGTAGCGGGCCGCCTCGACGCCGCGGACGCTGGAGAAGTCACGGCGTCCGCGGGTCGCCCAGTGCGCGACGAACCCGAACAGCGCACCCCAGACCGCACCGATCACGACGGCGCCCAGGACCGCGCCCACCCACGGGCCGATCGTGAACAGCGTGAACAGCAGCCCGAACAGCAGGCCGATCCAGGCGCCGGAGCCGGCCCCGGCCAGCGCCGCGCGACCGGTCGTCATCCGGCCGGTGACCTGCTCGACGGTGCGGATGCCGGTACCGACGATGCGCACGCGCTCGACCGGAAGTCGTCGTCGGACAGGGCGTCGACCAGGCGGTGGGCACCGAGGTAGTCGTCGTACTCCGCGACCGTCGCCGCGCCGAAGGCGGGCGGCACCGGTCCGGGGGCGGGGGCGGTGATGTCGGACGCGGTCATGGTCGTCTCCCTGAGTCGGTGTTCTATGTTGGTTGGTACCACCCAACTGTATAGTCGTTGGGTGGTACCAACCAACCTTCGTGGGGGCGGTCACAGGATGACGAACCGGACGGACGAGAGCCCGGCCGCCGCGGCGGTCGCCGACATCGTGCGGTGGGGCAACCGCGGGGACGTGCGCGCAGCGATGGTGGGGGAGGCCGGGCGCGACCTGTCGGCGAACGACATCGCGCTGCTGCGCAGCATCGTCGTGTCCGGGCCGGTGCGGGTCTCGGATCTGGCCGAGCTGCACGGCGTCGACAAGTCCACGGTCACCCCGCAGGTCCAGCGCCTGGAGCGCCGAGGCCTGGTCGAGCGCGGTCCGGACGCCGGCGACCGGCGGGCCGTGCGGCTCAGCGCGACCACCGCGGGCACGCACACCTGGGAGGAGATCAACCGCGCCGGGCAGGCCGTCTACGAGCACGTCCTGGCGTCGTGGACCGAGCAGGAGCGTGCGACGTTCGAGTCGCTGATCGACCGCTTCGCCCGCGAGCTCATCACCGGGACGTCGGACTGGATCCGGGACCGGGCCTCGGGGTGAGACGACCGCGCGCCCCCGCGGTGCCGAGCCCCCGGGACGGGTCCAGACTTCATGATCGATCTCTGTGGGACGATCGGTGCCACCGATGGCACGAACCCGACCACACAGATCGATCATGATCGGTCGGAGGGCTTCAGGCGAAGGCGGACTCGTCCACGATCGCGCGGTGGATGGCGGCCTCGGCCAGGAGCGTGCCGTCGTCGGCGTGGGCGGTGGCCCGGAACTCCAGCTTGCGGCCGTCGTGGCCGGTGACCTCGGCGGCGCAGCGGACGGTCGAGCCCACCGCGGAGGGCTTGCGGTGCTTCAGGTCCACCCGGGTGCCCACGGAGGTCTCGCCGTCGCCGAGCCGGCCGTCGAGTGCGGAGACGGTGGCGGCCTCGAGCCAGGCGAGCAGGCGCGGTGTGCCCAGGACGCCGACGGTCCCGCTGCCGAGCGCCGCGGCGGTGTCGGCGTCGGTCACGTCGAAGTCGCGCTGCGCCTGCAGTCCGGTGAGGTCGTTCATCGGGTTCCTTTCGTCGGGGACCCGGAGGATGCTGCCAGGCCGGACAGGCGCAGGAGGCTGCCCTCGGCGCCCAGGCCGACGACGAGGTCGTCGCCGGCGCGCTCGACCGCGGCGAACGGGCGGGGCCGCCGGGCGACGCCGCTGGCGGCACGGTCGGGCACGTGCGGCGGGCGGACGTCGGTGGCCAGTCCACTCGCGACGACCGAGCCGGCCCGGGTGTCCGGGTCGATCCGGTACAGCCGTCCCTCACCGGCGGCGACGCACCACAGCGCGCCGTGCGCGGCGACCAGCCCTTCGGGACGGGAGAGCCCCGCGGTGAGAACGCGTCCGTCGCGCAGGCGCACGACCCGCCCGCCGCCGGTGACCGAGACGCAGACGTCGCCGTGGTCGTCGACGGTGAGGTCGACCGGCCGGTCGAGGCCCTCGGCGACCGGCCGGAACCCGCCGTCGCCGTCGAGCTCCACCACGCGCCCGCCGCCGATCTCGGCGACGAGGACGCGGCCGTCCGGGGTGGTCACCGCGCCGCCGGGGTCGTCGAGCCCGCGTGTGGTGGACCAGCCCGAGGTGGGGGAGCCACGGTGGACGTTGCCGTTCTCGGTCGTCACGACGACGTCGTCCCCGGCCGTGGCCAGCCCGCGGATCCCGGCCTCGTGCAGCTCGGCGAGCCAGTCCTCGCGGACGGGTTCGCCGGTGCCGCCGGGCAGACGCGCGGTGCCGAAGTGGTCGGCCAGCAGCAGGTCCCCGCCGGCCAGGGCCGCGATGCCGAACGGGCCGTTGAGCCCCTCCGGGATCACGACGCGCACTCCGCCGTCGGGGGACAGAGCGCGCAGCCCGCCGCGGAACGCACCGGAGACGTAGGCGGTGCCGTCCGGGGCGAACGCGACGTTGTCCGCCCCGATCACGCCGGACTCGCGCACGTCACGCTCTCCCGAGCGCAGGTCGATCCGGTGCAGCTGCCCGTTCCGCGCGGAGAGCACCCGCAGGCCGCCGGAGGGGTCGAACCGGACCGCGACCGGCATCACGATGTCGTCGAGCACGCGCTCCGGCTCGCCGCCGTCGAGACCGACGCGCCAGACCTCGCCGCCCATCAGGTGCGGGTAGTAGAGGAGTCCGTCCGGGCCGACCTGCATCGCGTTGCCCAGCACCAGCCCGGTCGCCATCACCCGCGGCGGCCCACCGGCGAGGTCGATCTCCAGCAGACGGCCGTCGACCGCGAGTTCGTTGACGAACAGCCGCCCGCGGTGGCAGGCGACGCCGTCCGGGGCGACGATCCCCTCCGCGACCACCGACATCGTCCCGTCGGGGTCGCGGCGCCAGACCAGCTCCGCCGGAAGATCCACGACGAACATCGCGCCGTCGTCGGCGAACGCGATGTCGTCCGGTGCGGTCAACGGACCGTCCGGGCCGAGGACGGTCTCCAGCTCGCCGGTGTCCACGTCCAGCGCGCTGATCGTCGCGCCGAGGAACTGGGCGATGTAGAGGCGCCCGTCGGGCCCGAACGCGATCCCGTTGGAGGCCCACAGCAGGTTCGGCGGGACGAGGCGTTCGGCTCGCACACCCGGCGCGGTCCACAGGGGGCCGGCGCCGCCCCCGGCCCGGGGACGCGCGATCATCGGCCGCCCCCCAGGACCTCGTTCATGTCACCCTCGCGGAACGCGCCGAGGATCCGGTGGAACTCGACCGGTCCGCCGCCGAACTGCTCGTTGCGCTTCCGCGGCCGGCCCTCGAAGTTATAGTAGCCGGGCGTGCACTCGGCGAGGAACCCGTGCTGGTCGACCGCCCGCTCGCGGATCGTGGCCACCCACGCGTCCTCGGACTCCGCCGTCGGCTCGATCGCGTCCACGCCGCGCTTCTCCGCCTCGGTCACGACCGTGGCGATGTGCGTGGCCTGCTCCTCCAGCACGTGGGCGAAGTTCACCGACGCCGAGTTCTGCAGCGCGCCGACGTGGAACAGGTTCGGGAACCCGCGGCTGACCCAGCCGTGCAGGGTGCTCAGGCCGTCGGACCATTTCTCGGCCAGCGCGAGCCCGCCGCGGCCACGGATGTCGGCTCCGGCGCGGGTGGCCGGGTCGGCGCCGAGCTCGAAGCCGGTGGCGAACACGATCGCGTCGACCGGGTACTCGGTGCCGCCGACCACGATGCCGCCGGAGGTGATCCGCTCGACGCCCTGTCCGCCGGTGTCGAGCAGCGTCACGTTCTCGCGGTTGAACGTCTGCAGGTAGCGGTCGGAGAACGTCGGCCGCTTGCACATCTGGCGGTACCAGGGCTTGAGCGCGGCCGCCGTCGCCGGGTCGCGGACGATCTCGGAGACCCGGGCCCGGATCTCGTCCATCTTCTCCGCGTCGGCGATCTCCAGGGCGTCGGCCAGGCTCTCGGTGTCGTGGGTGCGGGCGTAGCGCGCCACGCCGCGGATCGGGGCGGTGTCGGTCCACTTGTCGCTGACGCCGTCCACTCCGTGCACGGGCGGGAGCATGTTCATCAGGTTCAGGAAGTCCTCGCGACGGCGCCGC is a window encoding:
- a CDS encoding thiamine pyrophosphate-binding protein, translating into MTDTASPLPPRTTVGAYLATRLVQLQATHVFGLPGDYNLSLLDEMLTVDGWTWVGSTNELNAAYAADGFARVGRRPAAILTTYGVGELSALNGVAGSYAEDVPVVHIVGMPSRSSMESGAPLHHTFLDGDFRRFERMSREITVMQTVVGPGNAAQEIDRVLRGALEASKPVYIGVPLDVATATVSAEPLATPLLTPESEPGAVEEFRDALRSRLAGRSRVVVLAGPRVHRRGLEHLVAALAELPGVQVASQSSAKAILDEDHPASLGTYLGATTQSDAAREIVDTAPLLVMLGTVHSDFTTGFFTHGYDPASAVNLAIDQARIGRAVYPGVRLEDSLQVLHELVAGSAFEAVETPPIPAPRPGPEASAGDALDQERFWAEIQR
- a CDS encoding general stress protein; its protein translation is MRIVGTGIRTVEQVTGRMTTGRAALAGAGSGAWIGLLFGLLFTLFTIGPWVGAVLGAVVIGAVWGALFGFVAHWATRGRRDFSSVRGVEAARYAVETEPALLDRARAVASRI
- a CDS encoding MarR family winged helix-turn-helix transcriptional regulator; the encoded protein is MTNRTDESPAAAAVADIVRWGNRGDVRAAMVGEAGRDLSANDIALLRSIVVSGPVRVSDLAELHGVDKSTVTPQVQRLERRGLVERGPDAGDRRAVRLSATTAGTHTWEEINRAGQAVYEHVLASWTEQERATFESLIDRFARELITGTSDWIRDRASG
- a CDS encoding prolyl oligopeptidase family serine peptidase, which produces MTTGLVALAVATGGVSTTDGGTAAVRTAAAVSATSAPAAESITIDGKEYPDPLRLDNGDAVTGTSSWEGTRRAELLAGFRKNVYGQTLPKPTRQTFSVTPTSTSGVTRKIVKITVTGPQGTGSFTLRLFVPKTGTTPRGTFLMIDHRGAVTDSPTQSSEYAPVSKITAAGYAFASIDAGSIAPDDSGSYRSKMINLFHPSSQSLPSDAGRTISAWAWGASRAMDYLQSDPDIDPSKVAVIGHSRGGKASLWAGAQDQRFAAVITNDSGSTGTKLARRGDGGVGAETVSRINSSFPHWFPQTYKAYNGRESSLPVDQHELLALVAPRRVVVGSATEDSNADPKGEFLSYVAASKVYDLYGLGDTGLPSTSWKPATDKDFRGPAMSYHLRSGGHGLLAADWNIYLKGDLFSR
- a CDS encoding thioesterase family protein; its protein translation is MNDLTGLQAQRDFDVTDADTAAALGSGTVGVLGTPRLLAWLEAATVSALDGRLGDGETSVGTRVDLKHRKPSAVGSTVRCAAEVTGHDGRKLEFRATAHADDGTLLAEAAIHRAIVDESAFA
- a CDS encoding TerC family protein yields the protein MDVPGIVWGLTVLGIVGLLVFDFVFHVRKAHIPTLKEAGAWSAVYVGIAIVFGLGVWWFGGADMGTEYFAGYVTEKALSVDNLFVFLIIMASFSVPRADQQKVLLFGIVFSLIARTGFIFVGAALINSFAWVFYIFGAILLLTAVNLLRPDDGNEGENIMVRLARRLFHTSEHYDGDRLFTRENGRRVMTPMLLVMVAIGGTDILFALDSIPAIFGLTQNTFIVFTATAFSLMGLRQLYFLIDGLLDRLIYLSYGLAAILGFIGVKLILHALHENTLPFLNGGEPLGVPEISTGLSLSVIIGVLAVTVVASLISPKGRATAAASAVRRSATAYLEADEPAERERTWNDLVSSEHSLEGLSEEQRATLRADEELTDLLDRAHARQG